The Cyprinus carpio isolate SPL01 chromosome A10, ASM1834038v1, whole genome shotgun sequence nucleotide sequence ttcctgtttattactgtgaagctgatTTGAAACTATACGTACAGAGTAACTAGAttagggttaaatgcagagcacgaattctgagtatgggtcaccatacttggctgtatgtcacttcactcactAGATGTTGATCATTTTTGAGAGCATCCGCCACAAGGTGGTGCTATAAgctattaatttttattcattgacGTTTGTAGGTGGACATAGTTCTCAGAAGAGTGTTTCGGTGCTGCTACCATCTGTGTAAAGAAACATTTCCAGAAATGTATTTCTTGTACGTAAAGTAAATGCACACTAGCTGACACACCGCAGACACTCCTGATACCTTCAGCAGCGTCCTGATGGAGTCCACCGTCAGCGCGTCACTGACATCAGTCCTGCTGGGCTCTCTGGTCTCCTTCAGGTCCTGCTGAGATCCTCCCCTGGTCCTCACAGTCTGACCCTCCTCCAGAAGAACACATGAGCCGCGGAACCACGAGTCCACATACAGCAGCCAACTGAACACACAGCGTTTAAACATCCATCACAGGCTCCACAAGCAGTTTCTGGTGCGTGTGTGAGAGCAGCAAAACATCTCACACAGAATTTCAAGGACGTTGCCATGGAGACCAACAGAGTCtcaggccctgtttacactagtgtgttttcattttaaaatggctttttaaaaatggaaaccaTCCTTGTCTACACTTGCGTTTTCATTGCACTGCAGGTGTAACTGTAGCAAAACTTAAGCGTTTTATAACAAAATGCACCAGTGTAAACATAGCCTCAGACTCTGTCTGAAGGAACTAAGCACAGAAGTGAACAGGAAGTGGTTGAACACAAATTATTAAGAAATTCACACAGGATAGTAACACCACAGAGCTCAACACAAAATAAGCTGAAAAAATCTTGTGTAAAAAAATTTGCGCAGACTCATACATAAACTTTAGTCTCAGCATGTGCGTGACGCCAATGTTTTATACATAAACTCTCTGAATCAAATCAGCCTTCTGTCCACTGCACCCGTACAATTTCACTGGACAAgttcatgaaaaataaagtgaaaaacatCCCTCATGTATATGAATAATGGAGAACGCAGGCGAGTCGGTGGACATGCATTACGAAAACGACATCGCAAAACCTTTTAGTGCTCAGaaaaatggaagcacaaacactTCATCTATTAGACATGagctacagcacacacacacacacactcacagacacacacacacacacacacacacacacacacacacacacacacacacacacacagtctctctctgagAGCCAATGGGAGTCCAGACACAAAATTATGATATGAGCTCATTTCTTGTACAACAGCACGACCGAACTGTTACAGCTcacatccataaaaaaataattcccaACTCATCTCAGCTCTGACTCGGCCAGGAAAGTTTCTGACTGTCAGCTGTGTGTGATTATTTTACTGAGGCTTATTATCTGATGAAGGTAAACATGATTACCATCCTCTCAGCGCGTGAAGTGTTCCTCTGTGAGCAAACAGATCCCTCCCAGCATCCTCCACGTCATCACAGATGTCTCTCCTCTCACCGCTCAGAGACTGACTCTCGTAGACCAGCACCTGCGTTCATAAGGAAACATCAGCGACGGGGACCGAAAGACCCTCGTGCACTCATGGGTCAGTACAGCCGATGTGCACGCTACCATTAAACTCCTGACACTGAGACACTGGCGCAATCTGAACAAATGAAGGCTTTGAGGATATGGTTTGAGAAGTCTTTTTGTGCTGCAAAATATATGACTGTTGGGCACTATTATCAAGAGTGGAATAAATTTCTTTTACTGCAGTGCTAAGTCATTGCAGCGATTAATAACGTAacaaatatgatataaaacaGAGTTAGATCCCTTCTTTTACTGATTCAAAGCCCCATTGGGCCATGCAAAGGAAAGGCCAAAAGCTGTTCAAAGACCCAAGGGCTCAAACTAAACAGACAACCATTCACATGAGGTGCCTATGTTGAGTTGAACTTACTGCTGCAGGTCTAGGGTTGACCTTTCCGAACTCGCCGATCTCTTCCTGCGAGGACATgaatgattaaaagcttgttaACATACATATAATCACATTTAATTCTAGACCAGAGAGAGGCAAACTCTGGCCCGGCTCCTTCATCCACCAGTGAGGCAGTTAGTctaaaatgattgattgattgttacATATACAGTTTATTGAGTCAGAATAAGAATGTGCTCATTAATATCACCAGGGTCGGATTTATCTCGTATACGCTTAAGAAGTGTTTGGGCCCCCTTGCCTATTAATATATTGTTGTGGATTGAGGGGAACTGTCATGTATACTTCCACATACAAGTATACATGTAGTACAGTAGTATCTGAGTGTCaatttggaataaaaaataaataaatcaaagcttCTTTTGTCATGCACATACTATGCGGCCCCTCACTCGTATTCAAAAAAACTCGATGTGGCCCTCGAGTCAAAAAGTTTGCCCAGCCCTGTTCTAGACCATAGATCTTCAACCGTGCTCCTggagacccactgtcctgcagagattGATCAAACACACCCGAACCAGTTAACCAGGACCAGGCCAGGTGTGCTGGAGCAGGTCAGGAGTGTGGGTCTCCAGGAGCAGACTCTGCTTACCGTGACCATCGTGTTGCCTGCGCTACGACACACAATGTGTTTAGTGTCTTCAGGTTCTTCTTCACCTGATGGCATTATTCCAGACTTCAAGTACTGATAGAAAGGTGTATTGGTGTTCTTCCCAATATTAAACAGTGTGTCGTCACATTCCCGTTCCTCCTGTAGTCTATCCGGAGTGTCATGAGCAGTCTCACGCTCAGGTTTGGCCTCAGTGAGCTGGTGGCTCTGTGGGATGCTGGAGTCCTCATCATCGTCCTCACTGTCGTCTCGGCTCAGCAGTGCGTGGACGGACTCCTCGACTGAACTGCAGACCACACTGGACTGTAGCTTCTCGCTGACCGACTGCAAGAGGGAGAGGATAGAGGAGGCCGGCTGTTCCAcgctcctctgctcctcttctgTCGCTGGAGGAACCTGCAGAGTCTGCTGCCCCGAAGCCTCCTCGCGGCCGAACTCCTCCTCGTAGATGGGAGACAGGGAGAAGGGGTAAGCTTTGGCTCGACGTGTGCTGGGACTGTGCAGGGGCCCCATGTCGTTCAcgaacaccatgtcactctcttCCTCCTCGCTGATGATGGCGAAGCCTCCGTCGACGTGGTGGAGGTCAAGATCGTGAGAGCGGGCGTGTTGGGGAACGACAGCCGCAGTCCTGCTGGAGCTGTCCGAGGGGTCCAGGTGAATTCTATGACCTGAAACTGACACCACTGACGTTCCAGCATCTGCTCGGTTTACGCTGAAATGCTCCTTGAGCGTAGCGGGGCTCAGGCTTTGGTCGTCAGTGACATCGCAGCGAAACGCTTGGACCGTGGCCCACTGTGAAGGATGGTCCACTTCAGTCAGGGATGGCAGGACACGTGAATCTATTCCAGCCTGAGAGACTTGGCAGGCCTGTTCCTGCTCATCGCTGCCTTCAGTCTTCTCAGGTTTATGGCTTTGTGTGAATTCTGACATCATATCTGCATCCGCTGTGTCAGATGCAAGACTGTGGCTAACGGGGTCTGACTTTCCCATTACACTGAGAGTTTGGCTTTGTTGAAGACTCTCCTGATGTGCTGATGGAGCCGTGTCAGAAGTGCCACCGGAACCATTCAGGCTGAGTCGACAGTTATTGCTCATTGCATTGTCTTTGGCTGTATCCTGAGATCTCTTTTCCCCTTTTACCCACTTCGCTTCACATACGGAGACGTCACCCGTGTGCTGCTCAAGCCAGAGAGACTCCTCCGACAAGAGCTTGATGTCTGTTTTATGAAGAGCATCCGTATGACTGTGGAGATTAGGAGATAATGGCTCATCAGCAGCAGCACTGAGCACAGAGTTTCTCCCGCTGCTCTTACGGGAAGCAGTTCCATCCGAGTTCTTTtcttcaaagagatattctagaGCATCCTGATTCTCATTCTGAGAGCTGATTGGAGCACTGGTAGTGGTGACGTCAGAGGCCACGCCCACGATGCACCTGATGTCCGTGTCGGAGCCAGCGATGGACTCATACCCTGAGGACGGCGGGGACCTGCTGCAGTCCACATGGCCTGCTAGTGTTTCCTCCAGAACAGCAGACAGCGCCTGGTCCGTCAACACCACGCCGAACTGATGCTCTGCATTAGTGCCTCTATCTCCACGGCCTTCTGACCCTTCAAACAGCACTGCCTCCGAGCCTTCCTTAGGTTCACAGGTTAACAGGACGTCACACTCTGTCTCAGATGCTTCCATCTTCTGCAGGGCAGCGAGGGCATTTGTCAGGATGCTATCCACCATCTTTTTAGACTCCAATTGTAGGACTTTGTCATCCATCCCAAGATCCACCACAGTCTGTTTCAGCTCAAACTCCTCCAGAGTCCAGCACGTCTGAGAACCAGGGACTAGATCATCCGTGCTGTCAACAATTAAAGATGACTCTGAGCTCTGAGTGTCGTGATGGTCTGTGTTGGTGTCTGAAGCGGTCAGATCAGCGTTGTCCTCTGATAGCGTCTGTGGTGTCGCACTCTGAGCGAGATGCTCCTGTCCGCCGTTCACTGGGACCTTCGGTGGACTTTGTTCTGCTTGACTTTGTTCTGTCTCTACGCAGGAAAGCAACTGACCACAGTCTGCGGCGTGAGGGAGTGTGTGGGCTGGAGTTAGTTCAGATTCAACAGCGGGAACCCGGTCTGATAAGACACTCTGAGCCGACGTGTCCTGGGAAGGAGGTGCTTGATTTACGGCTGTGGGATTTTCCTGACTATCAGAGTTCATGGTGTTTACAGCGCAAGAGGAGATCTCACCGTCCTCATGGCTGTCGGATTGTATAGCCTCTTCTCCCTCAGAGATGGGCGAATGAAGCTCGACGTGATGCTTCTTCTTTGGTTTCCGGACTTCCCTCAATCCACGGTACGTGCCGTAAGTCACTACAGGAGGACAGGCTAGATCAAACCGTCTCTTGTCCTCCAAGCTCTCTTTGGCATCGATGTTAACGGCATCACTTCTGTCCTCCTCAGTCTGCTCCTCTGAACTGTGGAGGGAACACAGAAGAAAGATGAAACAAAACTTATATGTTAGGATACAAAACTTAACACTCAAGATCCATTAATGTACACCCTTGTGACGCTTGAAGCACTCTCTGTGTCATATGGCTGTTATGTAAAAGCAGGAAGTAAAACAACAGTTCCAGAAAattctcattaaatattcacaagcAGCATCTACACAAAAGCACCTAGTGCCTGTAGGCGCAGTACAGAAAGCCCTCACAGCATTCATCTCATGTGACAAAACATCCAGAATGCACTGCCGATGTACAGTCAGAGAAACAGCAGACAAGCAGCTCAGCGGATGCTGATGAAGATAATGACTGAAGGTCAAGGTCCTTTTTTAGGCACACTTAAAAACAACAGACATTGTCCCAATGTGctgtacaatgcaaaaaaatacaagGCTAACTCAATTGAGATTTAAGACAGAACACACAAATGAAACGAAGGTGCTCTCATGAAAGGACAGGGAAATATGAGAGTGCAACATAAATAACTgcagaatgaaaagtgaaagcaGTAAATACAATGCAGTCCAGAGCTCATTCTACAGCCATGCCAATATAACcatctaagagagagagagagagagcgggaacaggaacaggaatgagagagagagaaagagagagagaaaaaaactaattataaaattactaaaacaaaattacatcacCTATTGGAAAGATGCAActaaatcacaaaagaagatggaACTCTATTTAAAGCTATAAACCAGCAGAAGAGAGAGTATAAACCAG carries:
- the LOC109100459 gene encoding beta/gamma crystallin domain-containing protein 3 isoform X3; this translates as MNSDSQENPTAVNQAPPSQDTSAQSVLSDRVPAVESELTPAHTLPHAADCGQLLSCVETEQSQAEQSPPKVPVNGGQEHLAQSATPQTLSEDNADLTASDTNTDHHDTQSSESSLIVDSTDDLVPGSQTCWTLEEFELKQTVVDLGMDDKVLQLESKKMVDSILTNALAALQKMEASETECDVLLTCEPKEGSEAVLFEGSEGRGDRGTNAEHQFGVVLTDQALSAVLEETLAGHVDCSRSPPSSGYESIAGSDTDIRCIVGVASDVTTTSAPISSQNENQDALEYLFEEKNSDGTASRKSSGRNSVLSAAADEPLSPNLHSHTDALHKTDIKLLSEESLWLEQHTGDVSVCEAKWVKGEKRSQDTAKDNAMSNNCRLSLNGSGGTSDTAPSAHQESLQQSQTLSVMGKSDPVSHSLASDTADADMMSEFTQSHKPEKTEGSDEQEQACQVSQAGIDSRVLPSLTEVDHPSQWATVQAFRCDVTDDQSLSPATLKEHFSVNRADAGTSVVSVSGHRIHLDPSDSSSRTAAVVPQHARSHDLDLHHVDGGFAIISEEEESDMVFVNDMGPLHSPSTRRAKAYPFSLSPIYEEEFGREEASGQQTLQVPPATEEEQRSVEQPASSILSLLQSVSEKLQSSVVCSSVEESVHALLSRDDSEDDDEDSSIPQSHQLTEAKPERETAHDTPDRLQEERECDDTLFNIGKNTNTPFYQYLKSGIMPSGEEEPEDTKHIVCRSAGNTMVTEEIGEFGKVNPRPAAVLVYESQSLSGERRDICDDVEDAGRDLFAHRGTLHALRGCWLLYVDSWFRGSCVLLEEGQTVRTRGGSQQDLKETREPSRTDVSDALTVDSIRTLLKDDSVPEIHLYPSSSQTVRLHSASDLTGAPVLLSDLCVRTGCWLVYEQPGFSGRSAVLETDGRVTPLLQNSLLSCVKSLRPLKMGGLQVSRPLDPKVVLFEEPQFQGGFRELLDHAPRLTDSAASLRVTGGIWVAFSSEGFRGHQCVLEEGEYTDCTRLFGGTELWIQSLRCVQTDFLEPAVSLKMSGEDIDVHQEIPDLQETHGLCVKSGVWVAYSERCFTGQQYVLEKGHYPGLLDWGDGRSSARSLRPIHREVCRITEPKFLLRVYSQTRFCGQSREFESGVPDCGVPGVASLRVIRGSWLLFDEERYSGNQYILGEGHYPDLTSCGCTSTAIKSLKPIPYSFAEPSVSLFSLSGFEGLEDSLCSDAENMSHFFIQSLRVHSGLWVAYEYALFKGRQMLLQQGGYPVWAEHSGWDTIGSLKPLRQPKAYIQLRSRALGSVLTSESLPDGSFPAKLFLSPADRSLDTQRWIFTHGLLKNTARMGCLSVIGAKACAGAPVALWEEHGRINQRWSLNEDGSICSHLNRSLALDLRGGCGVDRDHLILSPLHADSVTQTWDIDVL
- the LOC109100459 gene encoding beta/gamma crystallin domain-containing protein 3 isoform X1, with product MMSDLKRQMSWHEDFARNLSRFFSRNKSADSEGSGSWSCSEVREADGSAVACSAEQDPDQTPEKHLNAAQEDPSQESQSSDVPDGNTASQTEDGSRGDARDSAPPSASTVPPADGFLRRLGSLFHFSRAEAAGAQRERRSDADSSSLTTAQTDTQTSAETLESRGGAEPRDPALTAEPSVCHSERTHTPSEEQTEEDRSDAVNIDAKESLEDKRRFDLACPPVVTYGTYRGLREVRKPKKKHHVELHSPISEGEEAIQSDSHEDGEISSCAVNTMNSDSQENPTAVNQAPPSQDTSAQSVLSDRVPAVESELTPAHTLPHAADCGQLLSCVETEQSQAEQSPPKVPVNGGQEHLAQSATPQTLSEDNADLTASDTNTDHHDTQSSESSLIVDSTDDLVPGSQTCWTLEEFELKQTVVDLGMDDKVLQLESKKMVDSILTNALAALQKMEASETECDVLLTCEPKEGSEAVLFEGSEGRGDRGTNAEHQFGVVLTDQALSAVLEETLAGHVDCSRSPPSSGYESIAGSDTDIRCIVGVASDVTTTSAPISSQNENQDALEYLFEEKNSDGTASRKSSGRNSVLSAAADEPLSPNLHSHTDALHKTDIKLLSEESLWLEQHTGDVSVCEAKWVKGEKRSQDTAKDNAMSNNCRLSLNGSGGTSDTAPSAHQESLQQSQTLSVMGKSDPVSHSLASDTADADMMSEFTQSHKPEKTEGSDEQEQACQVSQAGIDSRVLPSLTEVDHPSQWATVQAFRCDVTDDQSLSPATLKEHFSVNRADAGTSVVSVSGHRIHLDPSDSSSRTAAVVPQHARSHDLDLHHVDGGFAIISEEEESDMVFVNDMGPLHSPSTRRAKAYPFSLSPIYEEEFGREEASGQQTLQVPPATEEEQRSVEQPASSILSLLQSVSEKLQSSVVCSSVEESVHALLSRDDSEDDDEDSSIPQSHQLTEAKPERETAHDTPDRLQEERECDDTLFNIGKNTNTPFYQYLKSGIMPSGEEEPEDTKHIVCRSAGNTMVTEEIGEFGKVNPRPAAVLVYESQSLSGERRDICDDVEDAGRDLFAHRGTLHALRGCWLLYVDSWFRGSCVLLEEGQTVRTRGGSQQDLKETREPSRTDVSDALTVDSIRTLLKDDSVPEIHLYPSSSQTVRLHSASDLTGAPVLLSDLCVRTGCWLVYEQPGFSGRSAVLETDGRVTPLLQNSLLSCVKSLRPLKMGGLQVSRPLDPKVVLFEEPQFQGGFRELLDHAPRLTDSAASLRVTGGIWVAFSSEGFRGHQCVLEEGEYTDCTRLFGGTELWIQSLRCVQTDFLEPAVSLKMSGEDIDVHQEIPDLQETHGLCVKSGVWVAYSERCFTGQQYVLEKGHYPGLLDWGDGRSSARSLRPIHREVCRITEPKFLLRVYSQTRFCGQSREFESGVPDCGVPGVASLRVIRGSWLLFDEERYSGNQYILGEGHYPDLTSCGCTSTAIKSLKPIPYSFAEPSVSLFSLSGFEGLEDSLCSDAENMSHFFIQSLRVHSGLWVAYEYALFKGRQMLLQQGGYPVWAEHSGWDTIGSLKPLRQPKAYIQLRSRALGSVLTSESLPDGSFPAKLFLSPADRSLDTQRWIFTHGLLKNTARMGCLSVIGAKACAGAPVALWEEHGRINQRWSLNEDGSICSHLNRSLALDLRGGCGVDRDHLILSPLHADSVTQTWDIDVL
- the LOC109100459 gene encoding beta/gamma crystallin domain-containing protein 3 isoform X2 codes for the protein MMSDLKRQMSWHEDFARNLSRFFSRNKSADSEGSGSEVREADGSAVACSAEQDPDQTPEKHLNAAQEDPSQESQSSDVPDGNTASQTEDGSRGDARDSAPPSASTVPPADGFLRRLGSLFHFSRAEAAGAQRERRSDADSSSLTTAQTDTQTSAETLESRGGAEPRDPALTAEPSVCHSERTHTPSEEQTEEDRSDAVNIDAKESLEDKRRFDLACPPVVTYGTYRGLREVRKPKKKHHVELHSPISEGEEAIQSDSHEDGEISSCAVNTMNSDSQENPTAVNQAPPSQDTSAQSVLSDRVPAVESELTPAHTLPHAADCGQLLSCVETEQSQAEQSPPKVPVNGGQEHLAQSATPQTLSEDNADLTASDTNTDHHDTQSSESSLIVDSTDDLVPGSQTCWTLEEFELKQTVVDLGMDDKVLQLESKKMVDSILTNALAALQKMEASETECDVLLTCEPKEGSEAVLFEGSEGRGDRGTNAEHQFGVVLTDQALSAVLEETLAGHVDCSRSPPSSGYESIAGSDTDIRCIVGVASDVTTTSAPISSQNENQDALEYLFEEKNSDGTASRKSSGRNSVLSAAADEPLSPNLHSHTDALHKTDIKLLSEESLWLEQHTGDVSVCEAKWVKGEKRSQDTAKDNAMSNNCRLSLNGSGGTSDTAPSAHQESLQQSQTLSVMGKSDPVSHSLASDTADADMMSEFTQSHKPEKTEGSDEQEQACQVSQAGIDSRVLPSLTEVDHPSQWATVQAFRCDVTDDQSLSPATLKEHFSVNRADAGTSVVSVSGHRIHLDPSDSSSRTAAVVPQHARSHDLDLHHVDGGFAIISEEEESDMVFVNDMGPLHSPSTRRAKAYPFSLSPIYEEEFGREEASGQQTLQVPPATEEEQRSVEQPASSILSLLQSVSEKLQSSVVCSSVEESVHALLSRDDSEDDDEDSSIPQSHQLTEAKPERETAHDTPDRLQEERECDDTLFNIGKNTNTPFYQYLKSGIMPSGEEEPEDTKHIVCRSAGNTMVTEEIGEFGKVNPRPAAVLVYESQSLSGERRDICDDVEDAGRDLFAHRGTLHALRGCWLLYVDSWFRGSCVLLEEGQTVRTRGGSQQDLKETREPSRTDVSDALTVDSIRTLLKDDSVPEIHLYPSSSQTVRLHSASDLTGAPVLLSDLCVRTGCWLVYEQPGFSGRSAVLETDGRVTPLLQNSLLSCVKSLRPLKMGGLQVSRPLDPKVVLFEEPQFQGGFRELLDHAPRLTDSAASLRVTGGIWVAFSSEGFRGHQCVLEEGEYTDCTRLFGGTELWIQSLRCVQTDFLEPAVSLKMSGEDIDVHQEIPDLQETHGLCVKSGVWVAYSERCFTGQQYVLEKGHYPGLLDWGDGRSSARSLRPIHREVCRITEPKFLLRVYSQTRFCGQSREFESGVPDCGVPGVASLRVIRGSWLLFDEERYSGNQYILGEGHYPDLTSCGCTSTAIKSLKPIPYSFAEPSVSLFSLSGFEGLEDSLCSDAENMSHFFIQSLRVHSGLWVAYEYALFKGRQMLLQQGGYPVWAEHSGWDTIGSLKPLRQPKAYIQLRSRALGSVLTSESLPDGSFPAKLFLSPADRSLDTQRWIFTHGLLKNTARMGCLSVIGAKACAGAPVALWEEHGRINQRWSLNEDGSICSHLNRSLALDLRGGCGVDRDHLILSPLHADSVTQTWDIDVL